From Epinephelus lanceolatus isolate andai-2023 chromosome 2, ASM4190304v1, whole genome shotgun sequence, one genomic window encodes:
- the ctsba gene encoding cathepsin B has product MWHAALLLLAASLSVSLARPHLKPLSGDMVNYINKLNTTWRAGHNFNNVDYSYVQKLCGTMLKGPKLPVLVQYSGDMKLPKNFDSREQWPNCPTLKEIRDQGSCGSCWAFGAAEAISDRLCIHSNGKVSVEISSEDLLTCCDSCGMGCNGGYPSAAWDFWTNAGLVSGGLYDSHIGCRPYTIPPCEHHVNGTRPPCTGEGGDTPQCILQCEPGYKPSYKADKHYGKTSYSVLSDEEQIQSEIYKNGPVEGAFTVYEDFLLYKTGVYQHMTGSAVGGHAIKVLGWGEEGGVPYWLCANSWNTDWGDNGFFKILRGSDHCGIESEIVAGIPK; this is encoded by the exons ATGTGGCATGCAGCCCTCCTGTTATTGGCTGCCAGCTTGTCAGTGAGCCTGGCCAGACCCCACCTCAAACCACTGTCCGGTGACATGGTCAACTACATCAATAAGCTCAACACTACCTGGAGG GCTGGTCACAACTTCAATAATGTCGACTACAGTTACGTCCAGAAACTCTGCGGCACGATGCTGAAGGGACCCAAACTGCCAGTCTT GGTTCAGTATTCTGGAGACATGAAGCTGCCTAAAAACTTTGACTCAAGAGAGCAGTGGCCCAACTGTCCCACTCTGAAGGAGATCAGAGACCAGGGCTCCTGTGGATCCTGCTGG GCGTTTGGTGCTGCAGAGGCCATCTCTGACCGTTTGTGTATCCACAGCAATGGCAAAGTCAGTGTGGAGATCTCCTCTGAGGATCTGCTGACCTGCTGCGACAGCTGTGGCATGGG aTGTAACGGTGGCTACCCTTCAGCTGCCTGGGACTTCTGGACCAATGCGGGACTGGTCTCTGGTGGTCTCTATGACTCTCACATTG GTTGTCGGCCCTACACCATACCTCCCTGTGAACATCATGTGAATGGCACCAGACCCCCCTGCACTGGGGAGGGTGGAGACACACCCCAATGCATCCTGCAGTGTGAACCTGGATACAAACCTAGCTACAAAGCAGACAAGCACTACG GTAAAACGTCCTACAGTGTGCTGTCAGACGAGGAGCAGATCCAGAGTGAGATATACAAGAACGGTCCAGTAGAGGGAGCCTTCACCGTCTATGAAGACTTCTTGCTGTACAAGACTG GTGTGTATCAGCACATGACTGGGTCTGCTGTTGGTGGCCATGCCATCAAGGTCCTGGGCTGGGGCGAGGAGGGTGGTGTTCCCTACTGGCTCTGTGCCAACTCCTGGAACACTGACTGGGGTGATAACG GTTTCTTTAAGATCCTGCGTGGATCAGATCACTGTGGTATTGAGTCTGAGATCGTGGCGGGGATTCCCAAATAA
- the adpgk2 gene encoding ADP-dependent glucokinase, with product MERGGRASWMKYGPVVSLLVVLLAVWFRSPQDAVLDDRLDTVLSSLLRAESKVGINGVARPKVAIGFGGCVDLIVDGVSLLNKIGLPPTDQPLHHDYIENEVQLAQSFAYFFAPGAAAERFMLNDTLFSELVEASRDLPGNRWAIGGNAPAMAGRMATEGCDILLGGSFSTDYTDVLSEHITVAGNIVEEPDIHLILEYPAGASWGQYTARRANRYIIHSDDHNPYLDSMEHFAEKLEDFKPDLLVVGGLQMMDNFPFQSGERDALLSRLADLLSLSSPQIGVHFEMASFVEESIMEDLLHYVIPHADSLGMNEQELPNLLSLLKGSNIKVLSDPNPRVATVLDQMREVYRILNQRYRDTTAEDDTYSAKAKPLTRLHVHTLAFQAMIVTRGSQWKNTMSATAKASLTANRHVCGSNDIDLSKARLIMDDSFSVSRREGSQRIPLQETRPVSCWDEDDYEICVAPVLVCTEVYQTAGGGDNISAAGLVLQI from the exons atggagagaggaggcAGGGCTTCGTGGATGAAATATGGGCCTGTTGTGTCCCTGCTCGTGGTTCTTTTGGCCGTGTGGTTCCGGTCACCCCAGGATGCAGTGCTGGACGACCGGCTGGACACCGTCTTGTCCTCTCTGCTCCGGGCGGAGAGCAAAGTCGGCATCAATGGCGTCGCCAGACCCAAAGTAGCCATCG GTTTTGGAGGATGTGTTGACCTGATAGTGGACGGGGTATCGTTGCTTAATAAGATTGGCCTCCCACCCACAGACCAGCCCCTACATCATGACTACATAGAAAATGAAGTGCAGCTGGCCCAGAGCTTTGCCTATTTCTTTGCACCGGGAGCTGCTGCAGA GCGTTTCATGTTGAATGATACTCTATTCAGTGAGCTGGTGGAAGCATCCCGTGACTTACCTGGAAACAGATGGGCAATAGGCGGCAACGCCCCTGCAATGGCTGGTCGCATGGCAACTGAAGGGTGTGATATATTGCTCGGGGGAAGTTTTAGCACTGATTATACAGATGTTCTGTCTGAGCACATTACag TGGCAGGTAACATAGTTGAAGAGCCAGACATTCATCTGATCCTGGAGTATCCAGCTGGGGCTAGCTGGGGTCAGTATACTGCTCGTAGAGCCAACAG GTATATCATCCACAGTGATGACCATAACCCCTACCTGGACTCCATGGAGCACTTTGCTGAGAAACTTGAAGACTTTAAACCAGATCTGCTGGTGGTGGGTGGACTGCAAATGATGGATAACTTCCCCTTCCAGTCAG GGGAGCGAGATGCTCTCCTCTCCCGCCTGGCCGACCTGCTGTCCTTGTCGTCTCCACAAATTGGAGTCCATTTTGAGATGGCCAGCTTTGTAGAAGAGAGTATAATGGAGGACCTACTTCACTACGTCATTCCACAT GCGGACTCTTTAGGGATGAATGAACAGGAGCTTCCCAACCTGCTTAGTCTGCTCAAAGGCTCCAACATTAAAGTGCTGTCGGACCCAAACCCTCGTGTAGCCACTGTCCTCGACCAGATGAGGGAGGTCTATCGCATTTTAAACCAGCGCTACAGGGACACCACTGCAGAAGATGACACATACAGTGCTAAAGCTAAGCCGCTGACTCGACTCCACGTCCACACTCTGGCCTTTCAGGCCATGATTGTGACCCGTGGCTCCCAGTGGAAGAACACCATGTCAGCCACCGCCAAGGCCTCTCTCACAGCTAACCGCCACGTCTGTGGCTCCAATGACATTGACCTCAGCAAGGCACGGCTCATCATGGACGACTCCTTCTCTGTTAGCCGGCGGGAAGGCAGCCAGCGTATCCCTCTGCAGGAGACCCGGCCTGTCAGCTGCTGGGATGAGGACGACTACGAGATTTGCGTAGCACCAGTGCTGGTATGCACTGAGGTTTACCAAACTGCAGGTGGAGGGGATAATATCTCAGCTGCTGGCTTGGTGCTGCAGATCTAA
- the drc8 gene encoding dynein regulatory complex protein 8 → MAEMKQTTEAVVLDVHKKIKAAFEVFDQESNNTVDVRELSTIMYSLGCFPTQADLHDLIAEVEEDHAGYIHLDKFLPVMSKVLLEHKFPPIPEDILLQAFEVLDKGKKGYLEPEELTKYMTQEGDPFTQEEMEEMLTAFADKEKNLIYYEDIIGQLTIDPEM, encoded by the exons ATGGCGGAGATGAAGCAAACTACAG AGGCTGTGGTGTTAGATGTCCACAAGAAGATTAAAGCAGCTTTTGAAGTGTTTGACCAGGAGTCTAACAACACAGTGGATGTCAG ggAGCTGAGCACCATCATGTATTCCCTGGGTTGCTTCCCCACCCAGGCAGACCTACATGACCTAATAGCTGAG GTTGAAGAGGACCATGCAGGATATATCCATTTGGACAAGTTCCTTCCAGTCATGTCCAaagtgctgctggagcacaA gttcCCTCCCATCCCTGAGGACATTCTGCTTCAGGCCTTTGAG GTTCTGgacaaaggaaagaaaggatACCTGGAGCCTGAGGAGCTGACAAAGTACATGACACAGGAAG GTGACCCCTTCActcaggaggagatggaggaaatGCTGACAGCATTTGCTGACAAAGAGAAGAACCTCATCTATTACGAAGACATAATTGGCCAGCTGACCATTGACCCTGAAATGTAG